A section of the Streptomyces sp. NBC_00178 genome encodes:
- a CDS encoding very short patch repair endonuclease codes for MTSGKAAPHQARWKDKPPPTKAWKGRPGRTRAQATAEQDKAAGGPDRRWVDLGDGRRARASVELKVLTKTRRIRAYLRWSDRGSTRKPIYLGEVEHEARRENLAEAWRRAIKGGHVLPEEETPASSWAASRSVRASMRGNRSRDTAPEKLLRKHLHERGVRYRVSHRPMAGVRRTADVAFPGARVAVFVDGCFWHGCPLHCRWPGTNEEFWRDKIEGNRARDSETNRLLEQSGWLPVRVWEHEDSSEAADKIIALVKVRRRVTASEKRASQVTVNQKVGDGVLSAPQHDATVARAIGEQTTTASKAGLRQ; via the coding sequence GTGACCTCCGGGAAGGCGGCCCCCCACCAGGCGCGCTGGAAGGACAAGCCTCCACCCACGAAGGCGTGGAAAGGGCGGCCCGGCAGGACGAGAGCCCAGGCCACGGCGGAGCAGGACAAGGCCGCTGGCGGCCCTGACCGACGCTGGGTAGATCTGGGGGACGGGCGCCGGGCGCGTGCCTCCGTCGAACTGAAGGTGCTGACGAAAACCCGACGGATCCGAGCCTATTTGCGCTGGTCCGACAGAGGGTCCACTCGCAAGCCGATCTACCTCGGAGAAGTCGAGCACGAGGCCCGTCGCGAGAACCTCGCCGAGGCTTGGCGCAGAGCGATCAAGGGCGGCCACGTGCTGCCCGAGGAGGAGACGCCGGCGTCCTCCTGGGCGGCGAGCCGCTCAGTTCGCGCCTCCATGCGGGGCAATCGGTCACGCGACACGGCTCCAGAAAAGCTCCTACGGAAGCACCTGCACGAGCGGGGGGTGCGATACCGAGTCTCGCACCGCCCGATGGCTGGCGTGCGGCGAACCGCTGACGTCGCCTTTCCAGGCGCGAGGGTGGCCGTGTTCGTGGATGGCTGCTTCTGGCACGGCTGTCCGCTTCATTGCCGGTGGCCGGGAACGAACGAGGAATTCTGGCGAGACAAGATCGAGGGGAATCGCGCGAGGGACTCCGAGACCAACCGCCTGTTGGAGCAGTCTGGGTGGCTGCCTGTACGGGTCTGGGAACATGAGGACTCGTCAGAGGCGGCCGACAAGATCATCGCTCTTGTGAAGGTCCGGCGGCGCGTCACGGCCTCCGAGAAGCGCGCCTCACAGGTCACCGTCAACCAGAAGGTCGGCGATGGCGTCCTCAGCGCGCCGCAGCATGATGCGACCGTCGCCCGCGCTATAGGCGAGCAAACTACTACCGCAAGCAAGGCCGGCCTCCGCCAGTAG
- a CDS encoding ATP-binding protein produces MSDGQYINVMPHPRILGVLGDIEFAAWQCLAELVDNAFDVFQTSPETGGERPTVSISLPTAQDSRSTAEVVVQDNGRGMSLDEVRKAISAGWSGNGRHGALGLFGMGFNIATARLGRKTVVRTGRAGDTYWTEVTLDLPQIEASAAYQAPYRQVPKANLDEHGTVITISDLKGEQFEALRRPNALRVIREKLGDVYSYLLTERGFRLTINGKKLPPRTLCVWSEKRTVTRRGVEISAIQPIDVSLSDKKACMACGYWNPLDVDHCRECDQDRLEVRSRRIWGWLGIQRYVHRTDYGVDFLRNGRKILLKDKRIFYWTDEDGLGEPELEYPIDSKAATGRIVGEIHCDHVTPNYQKTAFEFETAEWHQVLRAIRKESPLRPEIAKRRQLPENDSPLALLYSGFRRQDPGLNYLVPGNGKEAIHEKTIQWAKLFRDAHPDYQSDEIWYEAAHSHDHPHQDESGPDSDSGTDELLPGLGPVSPGEDDAQDVPRTEDAPPADDPAPVETFAQRLQRYRDTADQFPDLAGEYLIPEMGRIELRVWAVRGQRLTNAKDQETPAFAIMLRSPQLEVFVDSDHQLYREHGADMRDMALLEAAEYMRVRQNDNSTPLSRLLLLFKERSSSPRLTPTAMADEAERLLERIRTLMAPVIAETPAVHWLQLRAHEREAAEERFALESEPGLDWNEAVNNGEFIRFTPASAVLRVISESPALFMDGKVFRRSYAALSASDARDLIVERLMNPLSDLALLAQHRPKVTPEELGRIRVSCRLIARDLADDS; encoded by the coding sequence ATGTCTGACGGCCAGTACATCAACGTGATGCCGCACCCCCGCATCCTCGGTGTCCTGGGCGACATCGAATTCGCGGCCTGGCAGTGCCTCGCCGAGCTTGTGGACAACGCCTTCGACGTGTTCCAAACCTCTCCCGAGACGGGCGGCGAGAGGCCAACCGTGAGCATCTCACTGCCGACCGCGCAGGACTCCCGGTCCACGGCTGAAGTGGTCGTCCAGGACAACGGCCGAGGCATGAGCCTCGACGAGGTGCGCAAAGCGATCAGCGCCGGCTGGAGCGGCAACGGTCGGCACGGAGCGCTGGGTCTGTTCGGCATGGGATTCAACATCGCGACCGCTCGTCTCGGCCGCAAGACCGTCGTCCGTACCGGGCGGGCTGGCGACACCTACTGGACCGAGGTCACGCTTGACCTTCCGCAGATCGAGGCGTCGGCCGCCTACCAAGCTCCATACCGCCAGGTGCCCAAGGCGAACCTCGATGAGCACGGGACCGTCATCACCATTAGCGACCTCAAGGGGGAGCAGTTCGAGGCGCTTCGTCGCCCCAACGCCCTCAGGGTGATCAGGGAGAAGCTGGGCGATGTGTACAGCTATCTGCTCACTGAGCGAGGCTTCCGGCTGACGATCAACGGCAAGAAGCTGCCTCCCCGGACACTCTGCGTCTGGAGCGAAAAGCGCACCGTCACGCGCCGAGGCGTGGAGATCAGCGCCATCCAGCCCATAGACGTCTCTCTCTCGGACAAGAAGGCGTGCATGGCCTGCGGGTATTGGAACCCGCTCGACGTTGATCACTGCCGCGAGTGTGACCAGGACCGGCTTGAGGTCCGCTCGCGCCGAATCTGGGGCTGGCTCGGTATCCAGCGCTACGTGCACCGCACGGACTATGGCGTCGACTTCCTGCGCAACGGCCGGAAGATCCTTCTCAAGGACAAGCGGATCTTCTACTGGACTGATGAGGACGGCCTTGGCGAACCGGAACTCGAGTACCCGATCGACTCCAAAGCGGCGACTGGCCGCATCGTCGGGGAGATCCACTGCGACCACGTCACCCCGAACTACCAGAAGACAGCGTTCGAGTTCGAGACCGCCGAGTGGCACCAAGTGCTGCGTGCCATTCGTAAGGAAAGTCCGCTACGTCCGGAGATCGCCAAGCGTCGCCAACTTCCGGAGAACGACAGTCCGCTCGCACTCCTGTACTCGGGCTTTCGCCGACAGGATCCCGGCCTGAACTACTTGGTGCCCGGAAACGGCAAAGAAGCCATCCACGAGAAGACCATTCAGTGGGCGAAGCTGTTTCGGGACGCCCATCCCGACTACCAGAGCGACGAGATCTGGTACGAGGCGGCCCACAGCCACGACCATCCGCACCAGGACGAATCGGGCCCTGACTCGGACAGCGGCACGGACGAGCTCCTGCCCGGCCTGGGACCCGTATCTCCTGGCGAGGACGACGCGCAGGACGTTCCCCGGACTGAAGATGCGCCCCCGGCCGACGATCCGGCGCCGGTAGAAACCTTCGCCCAACGGCTGCAGCGTTACCGCGATACCGCAGACCAGTTCCCCGACCTCGCTGGCGAATACCTGATTCCCGAAATGGGTCGGATCGAACTGAGGGTCTGGGCTGTACGGGGCCAGCGACTCACCAATGCCAAGGATCAGGAAACGCCAGCCTTCGCCATCATGCTGCGTTCCCCGCAGCTGGAGGTCTTCGTCGACTCCGATCACCAGCTCTATCGGGAGCACGGGGCCGACATGCGTGACATGGCGCTGCTGGAGGCAGCCGAATACATGCGCGTCCGGCAGAACGACAACTCCACACCTCTGTCGCGATTGCTCCTCCTGTTCAAGGAACGCTCCTCCAGCCCTCGCCTCACACCAACCGCGATGGCCGACGAGGCCGAGCGGTTGTTGGAGCGGATCCGCACCCTGATGGCGCCGGTGATCGCGGAGACGCCTGCTGTTCACTGGCTGCAACTGCGAGCCCACGAGAGGGAGGCCGCCGAGGAGCGTTTCGCCTTGGAGTCGGAGCCCGGCCTCGACTGGAACGAGGCGGTAAACAATGGAGAGTTCATCCGTTTCACTCCCGCCAGTGCCGTCCTGCGCGTCATCAGCGAGTCGCCGGCGCTCTTCATGGACGGAAAGGTCTTCCGACGCTCCTATGCCGCGCTGTCGGCCTCGGACGCCCGCGACTTGATCGTCGAGCGCTTGATGAACCCCCTGAGTGATCTGGCGCTGCTCGCGCAGCACCGACCGAAGGTCACCCCTGAAGAGTTGGGGCGCATTCGGGTCAGCTGCCGCTTGATCGCCCGTGACCTCGCGGACGACAGCTGA
- a CDS encoding DNA cytosine methyltransferase, with product MSEQRKERSPDRTAVELFAGGGGLAMAVGRAGFRPLLYSEVATRACETLEANGAKERGDEEWIPDPGGPVPLIRGDVRTLDMNYLCGKVDVLAGGPPCQPFSLGGIAKGDEDKRNMFPEMFRAVREIKPKAVICENVVGLRRKSFEPYFQYILRELSYPYLKRDPDSTWQEHDALLRAYDAGLRDGRVLDPSGGHELYDVVATTVNAADYGVPQIRNRVIIVAFRRDLGVDVEEFKRSVKRTHSYEALIHSMRKGDYWERHRELRGHAVPDHVRVRALAGLPKQVNLEAEEASLLPWRTFRDALAGMNGEPPLTQDLWSRLDREERYLNGVTNHIGWPGARIYKGHTPNELDRPAKTVKAGVHGVPGGESVMLTDDRVRDASVPDGWTYRHRYMTVRETARVMTFPDSWVLEGPRGERMRQLGNAVPVLLGEFFAKAVAKALDNARSLR from the coding sequence ATGTCTGAGCAGCGAAAAGAACGATCTCCTGACCGCACGGCGGTTGAGCTGTTCGCCGGCGGAGGCGGCCTGGCTATGGCCGTTGGGCGAGCGGGGTTTCGGCCGCTCCTCTATAGCGAGGTCGCCACCCGCGCCTGCGAGACGCTTGAGGCCAACGGCGCCAAGGAACGGGGTGACGAGGAATGGATCCCCGACCCCGGCGGGCCCGTACCTCTCATCAGGGGCGACGTCCGGACGCTCGACATGAACTACCTGTGCGGCAAGGTCGACGTGCTGGCCGGCGGCCCGCCGTGCCAGCCGTTCAGCCTGGGAGGAATCGCTAAGGGCGACGAGGACAAACGGAACATGTTCCCGGAAATGTTCCGGGCGGTCCGCGAGATTAAGCCCAAGGCCGTCATCTGCGAGAACGTCGTCGGGCTTCGACGCAAGTCCTTCGAGCCCTACTTTCAGTACATTCTGCGGGAATTGTCTTACCCCTACCTGAAGCGCGACCCGGACAGCACGTGGCAGGAGCACGACGCCCTCCTGCGCGCCTACGACGCGGGATTGAGGGACGGTCGCGTCCTTGATCCGTCCGGGGGCCATGAGCTGTACGACGTGGTGGCCACAACCGTCAACGCGGCGGACTACGGCGTACCGCAGATCAGGAACCGGGTGATCATCGTCGCGTTCCGTCGAGACCTCGGTGTGGACGTCGAGGAGTTCAAGCGGAGCGTCAAGCGCACACACTCCTACGAGGCTCTGATCCACTCAATGCGGAAGGGCGACTACTGGGAGCGGCACCGTGAGCTTCGCGGTCACGCAGTGCCCGACCACGTGCGTGTCCGCGCTCTCGCCGGGCTCCCCAAACAGGTCAATCTCGAAGCCGAGGAAGCTTCACTGCTCCCGTGGCGAACCTTCCGTGACGCCCTCGCCGGAATGAACGGCGAGCCGCCGCTCACCCAGGACCTGTGGAGCCGCCTAGACCGAGAGGAGCGCTATCTGAACGGCGTGACGAACCACATCGGCTGGCCCGGGGCGCGCATCTACAAGGGACACACGCCGAACGAGCTCGACCGGCCGGCGAAGACCGTGAAGGCCGGTGTCCACGGAGTACCAGGCGGGGAATCGGTGATGCTGACCGATGACCGCGTTCGTGATGCCTCCGTACCGGACGGCTGGACGTACAGGCATCGCTACATGACCGTACGAGAGACGGCCCGCGTGATGACCTTCCCTGACAGTTGGGTCCTCGAAGGCCCGCGGGGAGAGCGGATGCGTCAGCTCGGAAACGCCGTTCCCGTCCTGTTGGGTGAGTTCTTCGCGAAGGCAGTGGCCAAGGCCCTGGACAACGCGCGGAGCCTGAGGTGA